The Halalkalicoccus sp. CGA53 genome window below encodes:
- a CDS encoding lamin tail domain-containing protein, giving the protein MDDGLQAAVRDPLWLLSRQWQVNEFRGTDGGSAVRADLEIEEDRLTMIDHRAGGRGDVDPFAYPGDPLEATIEREHVTDDPPLRLRAEAGQQFLRLLERRGVGEFTPDEFDERLRLSAPEGGLEAPDRRYVDVMAGRTLDGTAVARSIRRAVGNIEEVVEGGSDWEDVKESELPLPNEADRSAKFEGCVESYYGWYVGLYDEPTEESGGAWNPERLEYSFAVSTGDQETETVFEASEYRGDRLDWYSVSPTDGESLDPPSDGATEGRSEAIVPTRISVPGMPAPQWWEFEQADVDLTDVTEDGAALSRLLLVEFALQFGNDWFRIPLQTGVGTLSRIPELTITDSFGIIETATPVLEDEWHLFMHELPGHEEPGLLMLPTAGERRQSDPVEQVVFSRDNTANLVFALERRVEGPTGRSIDRTEFREPRLVVDAATANTDPDAEYLRLANPGEDRYVLDGYRIDAGRSDGSSETVCSIDEQTLAVGGTLEVYTGEAPENDAIGCNRLESVWTDADSVEIRNDEGRLILRKSLSGPAPARADYRLSTSVPPYWFPFVPVRSTDGDDAASLGDPFTAESDEFRLERALLLDADSLGLPLEEIPRPNGEILRPDPDLLPDEAETYRIIDEEVPLGGREVIRQYRFARGIDGRGYLWSGRHSRIGDTQLESGLRFDILEDRSDVGLHNNERKSSQSGSADEVREFKQAIEAEEVNGVDKVDEVHDVDEINEVDLAIDLNVAGVPLEDEHVVLRNTGDEPIDFTGWQLMDRLDEGVVDTPIDDAYVFPNGFVLGPDEEVTVWTADGKDTMTDLYWSLGTHLWRAEGDVVRIFDDQDDLVFEYGYGDWS; this is encoded by the coding sequence ATGGACGACGGGCTGCAAGCGGCGGTCAGGGATCCGCTGTGGCTTCTCAGCCGCCAGTGGCAGGTGAACGAGTTCCGGGGCACTGACGGTGGTTCGGCCGTACGAGCCGATCTCGAGATCGAGGAGGACCGTCTCACCATGATCGATCACCGTGCCGGCGGCCGCGGGGACGTCGATCCGTTCGCATACCCTGGGGATCCGCTCGAAGCGACTATCGAGCGAGAGCACGTGACTGACGATCCCCCGCTACGGCTGCGGGCCGAGGCCGGCCAGCAGTTCCTACGGCTGCTGGAGCGACGGGGCGTCGGCGAGTTTACCCCGGATGAGTTTGACGAGCGACTCCGTCTCTCCGCACCGGAGGGAGGACTCGAGGCGCCCGACCGACGGTATGTCGACGTGATGGCCGGCCGGACGCTCGACGGGACGGCCGTCGCGCGGTCGATCCGAAGAGCGGTCGGGAACATCGAGGAGGTCGTCGAGGGCGGGAGCGACTGGGAGGACGTGAAGGAGTCCGAACTGCCGCTGCCGAACGAAGCGGATCGGTCCGCAAAGTTTGAGGGGTGTGTCGAGTCGTACTACGGGTGGTACGTCGGGCTCTACGACGAGCCGACCGAGGAGTCGGGCGGCGCGTGGAACCCCGAACGACTCGAGTACTCCTTTGCGGTCTCAACGGGCGACCAAGAGACAGAGACCGTCTTCGAGGCTTCGGAGTACCGCGGCGACCGACTCGACTGGTACTCGGTCTCTCCCACAGACGGTGAGTCGCTCGATCCACCTTCGGACGGCGCGACCGAGGGGCGGTCGGAGGCCATCGTTCCGACCAGAATCTCGGTCCCTGGGATGCCTGCCCCACAATGGTGGGAGTTCGAGCAGGCCGACGTCGACCTCACGGACGTCACCGAGGACGGCGCGGCGCTCAGTCGGCTGCTACTGGTCGAGTTCGCGTTACAGTTCGGCAACGATTGGTTCCGGATCCCCCTGCAGACTGGGGTTGGGACGCTTTCTCGGATCCCAGAACTCACCATCACCGACTCGTTCGGCATCATTGAAACGGCGACTCCGGTGCTTGAGGATGAATGGCACCTGTTTATGCACGAGCTTCCCGGACACGAGGAGCCAGGATTACTTATGTTACCGACCGCGGGGGAGCGTCGGCAGAGCGACCCCGTCGAACAAGTGGTATTCTCGCGCGACAACACGGCGAACCTGGTGTTCGCGCTCGAACGGCGGGTGGAAGGGCCGACCGGACGGTCGATCGATCGGACGGAGTTTCGCGAGCCACGACTCGTCGTCGACGCTGCCACGGCCAATACAGACCCGGACGCTGAGTACCTTCGGCTCGCTAATCCAGGTGAGGACCGCTACGTTCTTGATGGATATCGGATCGATGCGGGGCGTTCCGATGGTTCCTCGGAGACGGTCTGCTCGATCGACGAGCAAACCCTCGCGGTTGGCGGGACACTCGAGGTGTACACTGGTGAGGCGCCGGAAAACGATGCGATCGGCTGTAATCGATTGGAATCAGTATGGACGGATGCAGACTCCGTGGAGATCCGAAACGATGAGGGCAGACTCATTCTCCGGAAGTCACTGAGCGGACCAGCGCCTGCGCGTGCAGACTACCGACTCTCGACGAGTGTGCCCCCGTACTGGTTCCCATTCGTCCCGGTTCGATCGACCGACGGGGACGATGCTGCGTCCCTGGGGGATCCGTTCACCGCCGAAAGCGACGAATTCAGGCTCGAACGTGCTCTGTTGCTCGACGCTGACTCGCTGGGTTTACCACTGGAGGAGATTCCCCGTCCAAATGGGGAGATCCTTAGGCCTGATCCTGACCTCCTCCCGGATGAAGCTGAGACCTACCGGATCATCGATGAGGAGGTTCCGCTCGGTGGGCGAGAGGTGATTCGTCAGTACCGGTTCGCCAGGGGAATCGACGGAAGGGGCTATCTCTGGAGTGGTCGACATAGCCGCATCGGCGATACTCAGCTCGAGTCAGGGCTGCGGTTTGATATCCTTGAGGACCGGTCCGACGTCGGCCTCCATAACAACGAGAGGAAATCCTCGCAATCAGGATCTGCCGATGAGGTCAGAGAATTTAAACAGGCCATCGAGGCCGAAGAGGTCAACGGAGTCGATAAGGTCGACGAAGTCCACGATGTTGATGAAATTAACGAGGTGGACCTTGCCATTGATTTGAATGTCGCCGGTGTTCCACTGGAGGATGAACACGTCGTGCTTCGAAACACCGGCGATGAGCCCATCGACTTTACAGGCTGGCAACTGATGGACCGGCTTGATGAGGGGGTTGTTGACACACCAATCGACGACGCATACGTGTTCCCCAATGGATTCGTACTGGGCCCGGACGAGGAAGTAACGGTCTGGACAGCCGACGGAAAGGACACGATGACTGATCTGTACTGGAGTCTCGGGACACATCTCTGGCGGGCCGAGGGGGACGTCGTGCGGATCTTCGATGACCAAGATGACCTCGTCTTCGAATACGGGTATGGGGATTGGTCCTGA